Proteins found in one Fusarium oxysporum Fo47 chromosome V, complete sequence genomic segment:
- a CDS encoding uncharacterized protein (expressed protein) — protein MDRCQSSDNFRTSNEQFKPARNNLVIRPLTLESSLELPSFLPPSTCVDLGLFSSEVRAAVSGIMEPSKSSQISKGVANNPEFQALMQGFAANLATFLDNALSASNVKAEPSSHVKVEPSGSLPIELSHYASIKNEKADSDSHTQMVIDLTDKSGTRFKANDPTKDSTVSAKVPPTLSNDQMSRVADSPIFVEDDDDLPLAPSIESPLPSHFKPSQGSARDTKASASQSGVRNKSITDFFSKSSMGPPAISSASSSQQPATMVTPMPPRRKLTEDTDDETLSVEFQRKKHKKYQKGWRGPYARPHRKYASRYLDFSETESPQTPMSSTSVLGTVNDDVDDDYMPDQDDDLDDDSDGTEKCRRQVARQCKTDKRSQAATSSSSSRLEVSRSKGCRKAGTFTNQKFENDVSNSFNDIDSDEDFLTYGTALVKASHAHKALVRKELEKPYMIEWAEEAKKATPGFDGNNNRAHITTILRDLYESDKPKFYKWIIHLRAEVQMKLDTYGSTRLNTWLNATLGDDTCFSGVFMAFPNANLTEAIQIAISFTSQKLHWAQYQLIDITLQRFKNASNNAIRKKFWLSVDHSPANFQNLLTGHSEISHLCDWRRCTNPRHIVVEHHNTNIGRSKCFRKAETDAEFRRVPRLCRDHDPPCLLHQSALPVATRVLLEYEHLGNELPIEKLPPQTQSTNGPYILNSGVPLYRWEDNKRVLKHQYAAPMVGPVFPLTQAPSMTYSGTNFMLAVGELPQPLD, from the exons ATGGATCGGTGCCAATCTAGTGACAACTTCAGAACATCTAATGAACAGTTTAAGCCAGCCAGGAATAACTTGGTAATACGGCCACTTACTCTCGAGTCTTCTCTTGA GCTTCCTTCGTTCCTCCCTCCCTCCACTTGTGTAGATCTCGGACTATTTTCCAGTGAG GTTAGGGCTGCTG TGTCGGGCATCATGGAACCCTCGAAGAGTTCTCAGATCTCTAAAGGTGTTGCAAACAACCCAGAGTTCCAGGCATTGATGCAGGGCTTCGCCGCCAATCTTGCCACCTTCCTGGATAATGCATTGTCGGCCAGCAACGTCAAAGCAGAGCCCTCAAGTCATGTCAAGGTCGAGCCTAGTGGTTCTCTCCCAATTGAACTTAGCCACTATGCCAGTATCAAGAATGAAAAGGCAGATAGTGACAGCCACACACAAATGGTCATCGACCTTACAGATAAATCTGGAACCAGATTCAAGGCCAACGATCCCACCAAAGACTCAACTGTCAGCGCCAAAGTCCCACCAACCCTTTCAAACGATCAAATGAGTCGAGTTGCAGACTCACCAatctttgttgaagatgacgacgatcTTCCCCTCGCCCCAAGCATCGAATCCCCACTTCCATCCCATTTCAAACCATCACAAGGCTCTGCTAGGGACACCAAGGCTAGCGCTTCACAATCCGGTGTCCGAAACAAGTCCATTACGgacttcttctccaagtcAAGTATGGGCCCGCCAGCCATTTCCTCTGCATCTTCAAGCCAACAGCCAGCGACTATGGTTACTCCTATGCCCCCAAGACGAAAGTTGACTGAAGATACCGACGATGAGACACTCTCCGTTGAATTCCAGCGcaagaagcacaagaaaTATCAAAAGGGCTGGAGGGGACCATATGCCAGACCTCATCGTAAATACGCTTCCCGATACTTGGACTTTTCAGAAACTGAGAGTCCGCAAACTCCCatgtcttcaacatctgTCCTGGGGACTGTCAACGATGATGTGGATGATGATTACATGCCAGACCAGGATGAtgaccttgatgatgacTCCGATGGCACTGAAAAGTGCCGCCGCCAAGTCGCACGCCAGTGCAAAACTGATAAAAGATCACAAGCtgcaacatcatcatcatcctctcgTCTGGAGGTCTCGCGCTCAAAAGGATGCCGTAAAGCCGGAACCTTTACGAACCAAAAGTTCGAGAATGACGTCTCGAACAGTTTCAACGACATTGATTCTGACGAGGACTTTCTGACGTATGGTACTGCCCTTGTCAAAGCCAGTCATGCCCACAAGGCTTTGGTCCGCAAAGAACTCGAGAAACCTTATATGATTGAGTGGGCTGAGGAGGCAAAGAAAGCGACCCCTGGTTTCGACGGTAACAACAACAGAGCACACATCACAACCATTCTCAGGGATCTCTATGAAAGCGACAAGCCCAAATTCTACAAATGGATTATCCATCTTCGGGCAGAGGTGCAGATGAAACTTGATACTTACGGCTCAACTCGGTTGAATACATGGTTGAATGCCACTCTGGGCGATGACACATGCTTCTCGGGTGTCTTTATGGCCTTTCCAAATGCGAATCTCACTGAAGCTATACAAATCGCCATCAGTTTCACATCCCAAAAGCTTCATTGGGCACAGTATCAATTGATAGACATTACTCTTCAACGATTCAAGAACGCTTCGAACAACGCTATCAGGAAGAAGTTTTGGTTGTCTGTCGACCATTCTCCCGCCAATTTCCAAAACCTGTTGACCGGCCATAGCGAGATCTCCCATCTTTGCGATTGGAGACGCTGTACGAACCCCCGTCACATAGTCGTTGAACACCACAATACCAACATTGGCCGGAGCAAATGCTTTCGCAAGGCTGAAACAGATGCCGAGTTCAGGCGTGTTCCTCGTCTGTGCAGAGACCATGACCCTCCCTGCCTACTTCACCAATCTGCACTCCCAGTGGCCACGCGAGTTCTACTCGAATATGAGCATCTAGGCAACGAGTTGCCCATTGAAAAATTGCCACCCCAAACTCAATCAACAAATGGCCCATACATCCTCAATTCGGGAGTCCCATTGTATCGATGGGAGGATAACAAGCGGGTACTCAAACATCAATATGCGGCGCCCATGGTCGGGCCAGTTTTCCCCCTCACTCAAGCTCCCTCAATGACGTACTCAGGAACCAACTTCATGTTGGCAGTGGGAGAGTTGCCTCAGCCGCTCGACTGA